Proteins encoded together in one Lepisosteus oculatus isolate fLepOcu1 chromosome 2, fLepOcu1.hap2, whole genome shotgun sequence window:
- the LOC107075916 gene encoding uncharacterized protein isoform X2 — MGQASSVISQATRVVGIGVVFTLVFGCHLVFRSILSTLPVKLHVRVLGQTLNAHIDFIKRIQRSIIIKERESEEDCDVIVAFCPVSSRIGTDIDAAIENLPDHKPVILVVMHHTYNADSVVVESSRLVYRSNIQCTVDCLFHESKGLLENCEINNQAVVSVNRFASGIKKYTTLERSLLYFCTKIPRLFWFMQKFILW; from the exons ATGGGACAAGCAAGCTCAGTCATATCTCAG gcaACAAGGGTAGTG ggaATAGGGGTG gtctTCACTTTGGTG TTTGGGTGCCATCTAGTG TTTCGCTCCATACTCTCCACACTGCCAG TTAAACTCCATGTCCGGGTTCTTGGACAGACCCTGAATGCTCACATCGACTTCATTAAAAGAATTCAGAGAAGCATAATAATTAAAGAGCGTGAGAGTGAAGAAGACTGTGATGTTATTGTGGCTTTCTGCCCTGTCAGCTCTCGAATTGGAACTGATATTGATGCTGCCATTGAGAACCTCCCAG ATCACAAGCCTGTCATTCTGGTAGTGATGCATCACACTTACAATGCTGACTCTGTTGTGGTTGAAAGCAGCAGACTGGTGTACAGAAGCAATATACAATGTACTGTTGACTGTCTGTTCCATGAATCTAAGGGATTGCTGGAAAATTGTGAAATCAATAATCAAGCTGTTGTATCAGTCAACAGATTTGCATCCggcataaaaaaatatacaacacTGGAAAGAAGTCTTCTGTATTTCTGTACAAAAATTCCACGTTTGTTTTGGTTCAtgcaaaagtttattttgtggTAA
- the LOC107075916 gene encoding uncharacterized protein isoform X1, with protein sequence MGQASSVISQATRVVGIGVVFTLVEVFILQFGCHLVFRSILSTLPVKLHVRVLGQTLNAHIDFIKRIQRSIIIKERESEEDCDVIVAFCPVSSRIGTDIDAAIENLPDHKPVILVVMHHTYNADSVVVESSRLVYRSNIQCTVDCLFHESKGLLENCEINNQAVVSVNRFASGIKKYTTLERSLLYFCTKIPRLFWFMQKFILW encoded by the exons ATGGGACAAGCAAGCTCAGTCATATCTCAG gcaACAAGGGTAGTG ggaATAGGGGTG gtctTCACTTTGGTG GAAGTATTTATCTTGCAGTTTGGGTGCCATCTAGTG TTTCGCTCCATACTCTCCACACTGCCAG TTAAACTCCATGTCCGGGTTCTTGGACAGACCCTGAATGCTCACATCGACTTCATTAAAAGAATTCAGAGAAGCATAATAATTAAAGAGCGTGAGAGTGAAGAAGACTGTGATGTTATTGTGGCTTTCTGCCCTGTCAGCTCTCGAATTGGAACTGATATTGATGCTGCCATTGAGAACCTCCCAG ATCACAAGCCTGTCATTCTGGTAGTGATGCATCACACTTACAATGCTGACTCTGTTGTGGTTGAAAGCAGCAGACTGGTGTACAGAAGCAATATACAATGTACTGTTGACTGTCTGTTCCATGAATCTAAGGGATTGCTGGAAAATTGTGAAATCAATAATCAAGCTGTTGTATCAGTCAACAGATTTGCATCCggcataaaaaaatatacaacacTGGAAAGAAGTCTTCTGTATTTCTGTACAAAAATTCCACGTTTGTTTTGGTTCAtgcaaaagtttattttgtggTAA
- the LOC107075916 gene encoding uncharacterized protein isoform X3: MGQASSVISQATRVVGIGVVFTLVFRSILSTLPVKLHVRVLGQTLNAHIDFIKRIQRSIIIKERESEEDCDVIVAFCPVSSRIGTDIDAAIENLPDHKPVILVVMHHTYNADSVVVESSRLVYRSNIQCTVDCLFHESKGLLENCEINNQAVVSVNRFASGIKKYTTLERSLLYFCTKIPRLFWFMQKFILW; encoded by the exons ATGGGACAAGCAAGCTCAGTCATATCTCAG gcaACAAGGGTAGTG ggaATAGGGGTG gtctTCACTTTGGTG TTTCGCTCCATACTCTCCACACTGCCAG TTAAACTCCATGTCCGGGTTCTTGGACAGACCCTGAATGCTCACATCGACTTCATTAAAAGAATTCAGAGAAGCATAATAATTAAAGAGCGTGAGAGTGAAGAAGACTGTGATGTTATTGTGGCTTTCTGCCCTGTCAGCTCTCGAATTGGAACTGATATTGATGCTGCCATTGAGAACCTCCCAG ATCACAAGCCTGTCATTCTGGTAGTGATGCATCACACTTACAATGCTGACTCTGTTGTGGTTGAAAGCAGCAGACTGGTGTACAGAAGCAATATACAATGTACTGTTGACTGTCTGTTCCATGAATCTAAGGGATTGCTGGAAAATTGTGAAATCAATAATCAAGCTGTTGTATCAGTCAACAGATTTGCATCCggcataaaaaaatatacaacacTGGAAAGAAGTCTTCTGTATTTCTGTACAAAAATTCCACGTTTGTTTTGGTTCAtgcaaaagtttattttgtggTAA